The Gossypium hirsutum isolate 1008001.06 chromosome A13, Gossypium_hirsutum_v2.1, whole genome shotgun sequence nucleotide sequence CAAAGTTTGCCCCTAAACACATTTGAGCTAAACCAACTCGAATATGTTTCAGAAAAAGACCATAATTCCCTTGATAATTACAAAACAACCCTTTCTAATTAAGTTCTACACAATAAGGATCTTTTGAGAGCTTGGCAGACCAGCAGTGAAGAAACACTTGAGAAGGAACTTTCCAGCCCCAAGTATTCTTCCAAAGAAAACTACCTTCCCTTGTAATGAATAACAGATGACATAACACAATTGTGTCACCTTATTGTCGCGCATTGGCCTTCAAGAATGAAAATGtttaaaatgaacaaaattaCCACTCTAGTGACAAGCCTGTGACTTTGAGCATCTCAGATTCAGATTAGTAATGTCAACAACCTTCTAATAGACAAGTTTAGAGCATATCAGATCAATCAACCAAGTCTTTTTCTGTAGTTTCAATGTAATTATTTCATGTTTGCTAACAGTTTGGAGAACAAGTATCTAATGAACATTTTACTTACAGGGCAGTGTTCGCCATTCTGGATCTCAACACCTAGAACCTCTGCTGCAAGATGCCGAAGTGCCTTTCTGCGTCCTTCCCTGTTGCAACAACAATCATTGTTATCTGAGGCACCATAGGAGCTGTTTAACACACTCAATTGTCCAGGCAATAATAGCTAAGAGATGAAAGACTAATACTTTAAAAACGGTTGAAACTCTGAGGTGTCCCTCAGGTCCTTCTTAGGATGCGTTAGTAGTAAGGCCTGTAGAAAATAAGCAGTCAAATCAAAATCTCAGTGCCAGTTTTCTACTTCCATACAAACAACAAAACAACAAAGCAAATAAAGAAAACCTTAAGGTCATTGTGCAACGCATGACCGACAAGAATTCTTCCCTTAATCAACTCTGCCACTTTCTTCTGAACAACCCTAAAATCCTTTGCTgcagagacaaaaaaaaaattgcattaggccaaaatttcttcTCCAAAGCAGTCAAACCTTCTTGAACAATGGAATGGCAAATGTTTTCAAACTAAAATTGGTTTTTATCATGTAAGAATTATACAAAAACGCATATACTTTGcatatgcaatatatatataagccaataGCCTTTTTAAGGATATGATGCTCCAGTTTCAGAGAATTCAGGTAACCACCAAAGCAAATTAAAGCCAACCTTTCCTCAAGTCTCTGGGCCGAATGCCACTAATATGTGTGCGGAAGTCAACAACACGTTCTACTGGCCGCACAAACTCATCATATATAACATTTCTCCATTTATTTACCTGTCATTAACTGAAATATTAAGTAATCAATGACCTTAAAAAGAATAATATATCAAACTCAAAATCTCATTAaatgaaaatgtttaaattaacccaaaatgaaatataatttttcttgtgCATAAATTAAAACTGTATCTTATTTTACTGATTAAAAAAGACAAAACATGAGAGCTTGAAATAAAAGAATGTGCGAGGGCAACACATGACAAATGCAATTAACCTAACATGAGAGCATTACACTGCATCAGATATTATCTGTTCTTAAAACTATAAAGGTAACAATTCCAAACTAAATAGGGAAAAAGAGAGACGTTTATTTTATATATCGCCTATCCCATCATTGAATTTTGGCTATGGATAATGTAAGATCATAAGACATAAACAGTATGATCAAAGATGCAGGGACAGCTAAATTACCACTGTAACTCGTCCAAGGGCACTCTTGTTCCCCTGACCGACACCAACCATTTCACAATCCATAGCTAGCACATCTGTCACACTGTCATACATTTGACGAGTCATTTAAAAGGTTACATATGTGCGAAGGCAGAAAGACAGATAAAGACCACATCAAAACAACTCACTCGAAGGAAGAATGGAACTTCTAGCAGTGTACTATTGCACATCGAAATAGCATTTCTCATTAAAAACACCATAACTTGACCTTACTATCCCAGGCATTAAAGTTATTGCAACATCCATATCCCTTAAAAACCACAAAATAAGAATCAAAACAACCTACTTCTACTTCCTTGCTTGGTGCATACAACCTGTATAGCACAAGTTACTCCTTGCATAAAACCCCAAGAGCAATCAAACAAGATGAAACACAAGTATTGTTAAGGTATGCTCGTAGGTGTTGCCCCTTAGTGCTAGGCAACAAAAACGCCACAAACCCATAAGGAAGGGGATAATATCAAACTCTCTGATTCCCAATATTTGAGTATTTAATATGCATATGGGATCATAAGAAAATCTTGTATACCGACCTACAAGAAAAAAGAATTGTGTAGATAAACTTTGTCCACTCTTAGagttatttataataattacacAACTTAAGTTTATGCATATATATGCATATTGTGCTTTACTTCGTTCAAGTCAGCCTTTTCTTTATGTATTGTGCCTATGGCAATAAAAGGGTTTTAGTGCCTGGAAATTGGATTGCACCTTCCTCCATATATGGCACCCCGGGAAATACGTGTTACAATTGATCCATATCTGCAATTGTTCTACTAATCATTATTTTGAACGAACCCCATTGCTACCCAATTCCAGTCAAATCATCTCTATAATCAAGTTAAACACCAAAATCCAAGGTAAATCAGTACACTTGCAGATACTGGACTGAACTCTATTCGACAGCTGAAACACTTCTAAACAAGAAAGAGTATGATAAACAAGATGAAACTTCAcaatgctttgattgatctttCGAAGCATCAGAGAAAAACTAAAGCACCTGGAATCATCATTTGTTGGCATTAAAGGATTAGGCTTAGCATCATCAGTCTCTGAATTAGGCCTCTCCTTACGCTTTCCTATAAACAAAACAATCCCACCCAAAgtttaaaaaaccaaaaaactGACACAAAAAGCAACCAAACAagcaaaatttaatataattttctcaacttggacttgaaacaaaaaatcccatttgtttctttttctcCAAAGCAATGCAAAGGAAACAGAAATACTGCAAATTAGCTAGTAATTTTACCTAATATAGAGTTTGGGGTTTCAGATTGTGGATTTTTCGAGTGTCTTGAAGGCTTAGCAGAGGACTTCAGCTTCTGCAAGTGGATCAAAGACACAATGAGTAAAAAGTCtgatagaaaaaagaaaaagaatcttaGGAAAAAAGTACTTGTTGGAGTTGAGCCCAGTTTGGGTTAAGCTGAAAGTGCTCTGGGTTTTTCTTCCTTTCACTActcattttcttccttttctccTTCTGTTAAGCCTTGGCCGAATTCAGGGACGTGAAGGAATTGAAGTAACCTAATTACGCTTTCTTAAAAGAAATTCGTCGTCGTTTGTCACACATAAACGGAAGGGTTTAGGACTATTCtcttagaaaataataaatttactttTTACTCGCTATATATAATGATAGATTGAActactcaaaaaaaaaatctatttaagtCACTAACCTATAAATTAAGCTAGAAATCTCCAAAAGGTGAATCAATATATATTGAGGAGTAAAAGAACATAATTTAGATTAAAGttgatttgataattattattataaattaaagaataaagttgtttagattttaatttataaatacttTACATTcaaactattttattaaaaaaaatgatttgtaTAAGAGAAATGGGATTGGAACTTTCAATTAGTTAGTCAATGCAAACAAATAAGACTATACAATAGCGATTTTAGcagtttaaataattttataactttttcgaAATTGAGTGTAGTTTAATAAATTTGAGTGTACCTTACcctttaaattttagtataagTATGTTTTCCAACTTTTATCCTTTTTAGttttcatatatttttcttttaattttaaaatttcaccataaaaaataCTATCTTTATATCAATTAACTGCCTTTTTAGTAATATATAAaagagataaatctcaaaataatacatgaactttgatttaatgtgtaatttaatacttaaacttTGATTTAGTGAATTTTATACATGTAAATTTGATTATGGTTCAAATGCatatatgaaactttaattttgattcaatcatacacatttaaagaagtAGGTAATCAATTAATTtgtatattggataaatataattatatgtgtatGCAGTATGTAAAcaaaaaatgatgttatatgaacAATCGTGTTAACAATTTCTTAGAAtgtgatcaaatcaaaatttcgtgcataaaattgtacaaaatcaaagttcatatataaaattacacattagaccataatttatgtatttgagatttatccctataTAAAAATAGCAAGTTCATATAGCATtgcaaatatattaataatatatttattgcatatgattttaaaaataacaaattttaataaatttaaatgctATTGTTTTGATcgagattgaaattttaaaattcaataagtataaagacaaaaaataatcaaattaaaatataaagactaaattcataacgctttaatatatcatttgacACATGAATTTGACACTTTTTTTTCTAATGTACTGCATGTGTGTGTTTTCCAATATGGTGTTTGTATTTGGCAAAAGTTATATTTTTTGATACCTATGGGTATTAGtattaactttttagtgtttaattcaaattttagagtTGATTCGATGAAAGTTAATTGTCAGTATTATAAGGTTTGAATTTTCATGACTTTGTTAATAGAATATAATTAGTATTAGTTGCGAGTTCTTTTTATTTTGGTGTCCAATTTGTTAAATATAGTAAGGTGACTATGATTTTTTTCCCGAATTTTATAGTttatttgatgaaagttaattgttaatattatccGTATGTTATGAATTTTCATTAGATCAActataaaacccaaattaaacacTATAATTTTCAGGTTCCAAAATGTATAGGTTTTACCAAATATGTGCACACATTAGACTAGAAAAAAACATATGTACCacattaaaaaaatgtcaaatgcTGGTACCAATTGATATATTAAGCCAATCCATAACTTATATGTGATCTAATATGCAATGTCATACATGAATTtcgattttataaaattttcacaaatcactaacaAAATTATCTAATTAGCATCATTTTACATTGATATATTACATGCACAAATAATTATTGTAATccaatatgaaaaataaatgtatgtgctcattttttttaaattatataattgaatcaaaattaaagcttcatttATACATATGAATCACAATTCAAGTTTCATAGGTATAATCACTccacatttcaagtt carries:
- the LOC107895248 gene encoding RNA exonuclease 4, with the translated sequence MSSERKKNPEHFQLNPNWAQLQQKLKSSAKPSRHSKNPQSETPNSILGKRKERPNSETDDAKPNPLMPTNDDSSVTDVLAMDCEMVGVGQGNKSALGRVTVVNKWRNVIYDEFVRPVERVVDFRTHISGIRPRDLRKAKDFRVVQKKVAELIKGRILVGHALHNDLKALLLTHPKKDLRDTSEFQPFLKEGRRKALRHLAAEVLGVEIQNGEHCPVDDARAAMLLYSKHRKEWERSVKDQLRLKEKQKKRKQRKKPKADINHSLIAS